The Candidatus Margulisiibacteriota bacterium genome contains the following window.
GCCAAACAGATCAACCTGATCATTCAAGAGGCTTTTGCTTATAAAAACCAATTTTCCGCGCCGGCGCGGATCAAAAAATCTCTGCTGGACAAAACGCTGCTGACTTTGTTTTACGAGCCGTCCACGCGCACCATGACTTCTTTTAACGTCGCGGCGGGGCGGCTGGGCGGCCGCGCGCATAATGTCAGCGTATCCGCGTCTAGCGTGCAAAAAGGCGAAACGCTTATCGACACCGTGCGCAATCTGGAAGTAATGGGTTTCAGCGCGGTGGTTATCCGGCACAGCCACGGCGGCGCGCCGCAGTTGGCAGCCGAAAACACGACGCTGCCTGTCATCAACGCCGGCGATGGTTTTAACGAGCACCCCACCCAGGCTTTGCTGGACATTATGACCATGCAGCAATTCAAGGGCGATTTGAAAAATAAAAAAATCGTCATTGTCGGCGACATCGCGCACAGCCGCGTGGCACGCTCGAATATCTGGGGGCTAAACACGCTCGGCGCGCAGGTCACGGTCTGCGGGCCGGCCACCTTGATCCCCAGAGGCATCGAGGATTTTGGCGTTATGGTCGAGCACGATCTTGGCCGCGCGCTGGCTGACGCGGACTTTGTGAATGTCCTGCGAATGCAGCACGAGCGGCAGGCCGATAAAAATTTTATCCCGTCCAAGCGGGAGTATCACCGGCTTTTTGGCATCAACGAAAAGCGGCTGGCCAAAGCCAAGCCCGGCCTGCTCATCCTGCATCCCGGGCCGATCAACCGCAGCGTGGAAATTTCCACGCCGGTGGCCGACGGCAAACAAAATGTTATTCTGGAACAGGTCATTAACGGCATTGCTGTC
Protein-coding sequences here:
- a CDS encoding aspartate carbamoyltransferase catalytic subunit produces the protein MNPLGIKDLLGLKNLSAKQINLIIQEAFAYKNQFSAPARIKKSLLDKTLLTLFYEPSTRTMTSFNVAAGRLGGRAHNVSVSASSVQKGETLIDTVRNLEVMGFSAVVIRHSHGGAPQLAAENTTLPVINAGDGFNEHPTQALLDIMTMQQFKGDLKNKKIVIVGDIAHSRVARSNIWGLNTLGAQVTVCGPATLIPRGIEDFGVMVEHDLGRALADADFVNVLRMQHERQADKNFIPSKREYHRLFGINEKRLAKAKPGLLILHPGPINRSVEISTPVADGKQNVILEQVINGIAVRMAILNLLIGEKP